The Triplophysa rosa linkage group LG25, Trosa_1v2, whole genome shotgun sequence genome window below encodes:
- the LOC130548956 gene encoding chloride channel CLIC-like protein 1 isoform X2 — MKAPGCSSIWLWTLFVICGLFVIAHANINDDDEWIDPYDMLNYDPTTKRMRKPTESASYTNVPTKRREFSSDSCELPKCPDVSECMFKLSVLQKEVDEHKKKGVATFQQPTCLPVFRRFLSKLLKETAKLGLPDDANKLMHYDAEVKLSKQTVSEFNKLLREDNDWTTGAMDEALSQILVKFKHHDPEAWKWRFEDTFYVELDTVLKVLLCVLIITAVISTEVWSAVSWFIQFRRVFAVCFFISLIWNWFHLYMLAFAEHQKNVVQMESVNAKCTGVKQIDWKESLSEWYRHTWTLQDDPCKKYYEVLLVNPILLVPPTKAITVTITNFITDPLKHIGQGISEFLRALLKDLPFTLQIPVLLVIAGAIFVFMYGSAYAAIQHAIPWPRLGGRRDPPPPAVEQRHAPRLRENEYWAGGDAPQPLQDPHRNNINHVRNRVNHGFGAGEANANAPQPNQEGIRTPQPRDGESSMDILEKFVGQPGDVQTVRVETLRSTGNMSSQNDVDCQQRTQEQDPGIERGGEPEAEDIQKEKEKEKDVSTKDKKEQKDAQTQDKSEMEPNAPSQKVDVTTLGADQGSDVASAGPTVVLEDEKCFRTPVQETLQ; from the exons ATGAAGGCACCGGGATGTTCGTCGATTTGGCTTTGGACTCTATTTGTTATTTGTGGACTTTTTGTTATTGCACATGCAAACATTAACGACGACGATGAATGGATCGATCCATATGACATGCTGAATTATGACCCAACAACCAAACGCATGAGAAAACCCACAGAG TCAGCTAGTTACACAAATGTGCCAACCAAGAGAAGAGAGTTCAGCTCAGACTCCTGTGAACTGCCAAAGTGTCCTGATGTCTCTGAGTGCATGTTTAAACTCAGTGTTTTGCAGAAAGAG gttgatgaacacaaaaagaagggGGTCGCCACCTTCCAACAGCCAACATGTCTTCCAGTATTCAGGCGTTTCCTTTCCAAGCTTCTTAAAGAAACTGCAAAACTTGGTCTG CCTGATGATGCAAACAAACTGATGCATTATGATGCCGAGGTGAAACTGTCCAAGCAGACGGTGTCAGAATTCAATAAGCTTTTAAGAGAAGACAATGACTGGACCACTGGAGCCATGGATGAGGCTCTCAGTCAAATTCTGGTGAAATTTAAACACCATGACCCTGAAGCCTGGAAGTGGCGATTTGAAGACACTTTTTATGTGGAGTTGGATACTGTCTTGAAG GTTTTATTGTGCGTTCTTATAATCACAGCTGTTATCTCCACTGAAGTATGGTCTGCGGTGTCATGGTTCATCCAGTTCAGAAGAGTGTTTGCCGTATGCTTTTTTATTAGTTTGATCTGGAACTGGTTCCATCTTTATATg CTTGCGTTTGCTGAGCACCAGAAGAATGTTGTGCAGATGGAAAGTGTCAATGCAAAATGTACTGGGGTGAAACAGATAGACTGGAAGGAGAGTTTGTCAG AGTGGTATAGACATACATGGACGCTTCAAGATGATCCTTGTAAAAAGTACTACGAGGTCCTGCTGGTGAACCCAATTTTACTCGTACCTCCAACTAAG GCTATCACAGTCACAATAACCAACTTTATCACCGATCCACTGAAGCACATCGGGCAGGGCATCAGTGAATTTCTGAGAGCTTTGCTGAAAGATCTGCCGTTCACTCTCCAGATACCTGTGCTTCTTGTGATTGCAGGAGCCATCTTT GTCTTCATGTATGGAAGTGCTTATGCAGCTATACAACATGCAATCCCTTGGCCCCGGCTTGGTGGACGCCGAGACCCGCCCCCACCTGCTGTAGAGCAACGTCATGCTCCCAGACTAAGAGAGAATGAATATTGGGCTGGAGGTGACGCCCCACAGCCATTACAAGATCCCCACCGTAACAATATCAATCATGTCAGGAACCGGGTTAACCATGGCTTTGGGGCAGGAGAAGCGAATGCTAATGCCCCACAGCCTAACCAGGAGGGCATCCGGACCCCTCAGCCAAGAGATGGAGAAAGCAGCATGGACATTCTAGAAAAATTTGTTGGCCAGCCTGGAGATGTTCAGACGGTACGAGTCGAAACCCTGCGGTCTACGGGTAACATGTCTAGCCAAAATGACGTTGATTGTCAGCAGAGGACGCAGGAGCAGGACCCTGGCATAGAGAGAGGTGGAGAACCTGAAGCAGAGGACattcaaaaagaaaaggaaaaagagAAGGATGTGTCTACGAAGGACAAGAAGGAGCAGAAAGATGCACAGACTCAGGACAAAAGTGAGATGGAGCCCAACGCGCCTTCCCAAAAAGTAGATGTGACAACACTAGGTGCTGACCAAGGGAGTGAt GTGGCATCAGCAGGCCCAACCGTGGTCCTTGAAGACGAAAAATGTTTCAGGACTCCAGTTCAAGAAACACTGCAATAA
- the LOC130548956 gene encoding chloride channel CLIC-like protein 1 isoform X1: protein MKAPGCSSIWLWTLFVICGLFVIAHANINDDDEWIDPYDMLNYDPTTKRMRKPTESASYTNVPTKRREFSSDSCELPKCPDVSECMFKLSVLQKEVDEHKKKGVATFQQPTCLPVFRRFLSKLLKETAKLGLPDDANKLMHYDAEVKLSKQTVSEFNKLLREDNDWTTGAMDEALSQILVKFKHHDPEAWKWRFEDTFYVELDTVLKVLLCVLIITAVISTEVWSAVSWFIQFRRVFAVCFFISLIWNWFHLYMLAFAEHQKNVVQMESVNAKCTGVKQIDWKESLSEWYRHTWTLQDDPCKKYYEVLLVNPILLVPPTKAITVTITNFITDPLKHIGQGISEFLRALLKDLPFTLQIPVLLVIAGAIFVFMYGSAYAAIQHAIPWPRLGGRRDPPPPAVEQRHAPRLRENEYWAGGDAPQPLQDPHRNNINHVRNRVNHGFGAGEANANAPQPNQEGIRTPQPRDGESSMDILEKFVGQPGDVQTVRVETLRSTGNMSSQNDVDCQQRTQEQDPGIERGGEPEAEDIQKEKEKEKDVSTKDKKEQKDAQTQDKSEMEPNAPSQKVDVTTLGADQGSDHIMFTKRMWTAQNNIKLQVFTVASAGPTVVLEDEKCFRTPVQETLQ, encoded by the exons ATGAAGGCACCGGGATGTTCGTCGATTTGGCTTTGGACTCTATTTGTTATTTGTGGACTTTTTGTTATTGCACATGCAAACATTAACGACGACGATGAATGGATCGATCCATATGACATGCTGAATTATGACCCAACAACCAAACGCATGAGAAAACCCACAGAG TCAGCTAGTTACACAAATGTGCCAACCAAGAGAAGAGAGTTCAGCTCAGACTCCTGTGAACTGCCAAAGTGTCCTGATGTCTCTGAGTGCATGTTTAAACTCAGTGTTTTGCAGAAAGAG gttgatgaacacaaaaagaagggGGTCGCCACCTTCCAACAGCCAACATGTCTTCCAGTATTCAGGCGTTTCCTTTCCAAGCTTCTTAAAGAAACTGCAAAACTTGGTCTG CCTGATGATGCAAACAAACTGATGCATTATGATGCCGAGGTGAAACTGTCCAAGCAGACGGTGTCAGAATTCAATAAGCTTTTAAGAGAAGACAATGACTGGACCACTGGAGCCATGGATGAGGCTCTCAGTCAAATTCTGGTGAAATTTAAACACCATGACCCTGAAGCCTGGAAGTGGCGATTTGAAGACACTTTTTATGTGGAGTTGGATACTGTCTTGAAG GTTTTATTGTGCGTTCTTATAATCACAGCTGTTATCTCCACTGAAGTATGGTCTGCGGTGTCATGGTTCATCCAGTTCAGAAGAGTGTTTGCCGTATGCTTTTTTATTAGTTTGATCTGGAACTGGTTCCATCTTTATATg CTTGCGTTTGCTGAGCACCAGAAGAATGTTGTGCAGATGGAAAGTGTCAATGCAAAATGTACTGGGGTGAAACAGATAGACTGGAAGGAGAGTTTGTCAG AGTGGTATAGACATACATGGACGCTTCAAGATGATCCTTGTAAAAAGTACTACGAGGTCCTGCTGGTGAACCCAATTTTACTCGTACCTCCAACTAAG GCTATCACAGTCACAATAACCAACTTTATCACCGATCCACTGAAGCACATCGGGCAGGGCATCAGTGAATTTCTGAGAGCTTTGCTGAAAGATCTGCCGTTCACTCTCCAGATACCTGTGCTTCTTGTGATTGCAGGAGCCATCTTT GTCTTCATGTATGGAAGTGCTTATGCAGCTATACAACATGCAATCCCTTGGCCCCGGCTTGGTGGACGCCGAGACCCGCCCCCACCTGCTGTAGAGCAACGTCATGCTCCCAGACTAAGAGAGAATGAATATTGGGCTGGAGGTGACGCCCCACAGCCATTACAAGATCCCCACCGTAACAATATCAATCATGTCAGGAACCGGGTTAACCATGGCTTTGGGGCAGGAGAAGCGAATGCTAATGCCCCACAGCCTAACCAGGAGGGCATCCGGACCCCTCAGCCAAGAGATGGAGAAAGCAGCATGGACATTCTAGAAAAATTTGTTGGCCAGCCTGGAGATGTTCAGACGGTACGAGTCGAAACCCTGCGGTCTACGGGTAACATGTCTAGCCAAAATGACGTTGATTGTCAGCAGAGGACGCAGGAGCAGGACCCTGGCATAGAGAGAGGTGGAGAACCTGAAGCAGAGGACattcaaaaagaaaaggaaaaagagAAGGATGTGTCTACGAAGGACAAGAAGGAGCAGAAAGATGCACAGACTCAGGACAAAAGTGAGATGGAGCCCAACGCGCCTTCCCAAAAAGTAGATGTGACAACACTAGGTGCTGACCAAGGGAGTGAt CACATTATGTTCACAAAAAGGATGTGGACTGCTCAAAACAACATCAAACTGCAGGTTTTTACT GTGGCATCAGCAGGCCCAACCGTGGTCCTTGAAGACGAAAAATGTTTCAGGACTCCAGTTCAAGAAACACTGCAATAA
- the LOC130548955 gene encoding chloride channel CLIC-like protein 1 isoform X1: MKAPGCSSIWLWTLFVICGLFVIAHANINNDDDEWIDPYDMLNYDPTAKRMRKPTEAASYTNVPTKRREFSSDSCELPKCPDVSECMFKLSVLQKEVDEHKKKGVATFQQPTCLPVFRRFLSKLLKETAKLGLPDDANKQMHYDAEVKLSKQTVSELNKLLREDNDWTTGAMDEALSQILVKFKHHDPEAWKWRFEDTFYVELDTVLKVLLCVLIITAVISTEVWSAVSWFIQFRRVFAICFFISLIWNWFHLYMLAFAEHQKNVVQMESVNAKCTGVKQIDWKESLSEWYRHTWTLQDDPCKKYYEVLLVNPILLVPPTKAITVTITSFITDPLKHIGQGISEFLRALLKDLPFTLQIPVLLVIAGAIFVFMYGSAYAAIQHAIPWPRLGGRRDPPPPAVEQRHAPRLRENEYWAGGDAPQPLQDPHRNNINHVRNRVNHGFGAGEANANAPQPNQEGIRTPQPRDGESSMDILEKFVGQPGDVQTVRVETLRSTGNMSSQNDVDCQQRTLEQDPGIERGGEPEAEDIQKEKEKEKDVSTKDKKEQKDAQTQDKSEMEPNAPSQKVDVTTLGADQGSDHIMFTKRMWTAQNNIKLQVFTVASAGPTVVLEDEKCFRTPVQETLQ; this comes from the exons ATGAAGGCACCGGGATGTTCGTCGATTTGGCTTTGGACTCTATTTGTTATTTGTGGACTTTTTGTTATTGCACATGCAAACATTAATAACGACGACGATGAATGGATCGATCCATATGACATGCTGAATTATGACCCAACAGCCAAACGCATGAGAAAACCCACAGAG GCAGCAAGTTACACAAATGTGCCAACCAAGAGAAGAGAGTTCAGCTCAGACTCCTGTGAACTGCCAAAGTGTCCTGATGTCTCTGAGTGCATGTTTAAACTCAGTGTTTTGCAGAAAGAG gttgatgaacacaaaaagaagggGGTCGCCACCTTCCAACAGCCAACATGTCTTCCAGTATTCAGGCGTTTCCTTTCCAAGCTTCTTAAAGAAACTGCAAAACTTGGTCTG CCTGATGATGCAAACAAACAGATGCATTATGATGCCGAGGTGAAACTGTCCAAGCAGACGGTGTCAGAGTTGAATAAGCTTTTAAGAGAAGACAATGACTGGACCACTGGAGCCATGGATGAGGCTCTCAGTCAAATTCTGGTGAAATTTAAACACCATGACCCTGAAGCCTGGAAGTGGCGATTTGAAGACACTTTTTATGTGGAGTTGGATACTGTCTTGAAG GTTTTATTGTGCGTTCTTATAATCACAGCTGTTATCTCCACTGAAGTATGGTCTGCGGTGTCATGGTTCATCCAGTTCAGAAGAGTATTTGCCATATGCTTTTTTATTAGTTTGATCTGGAACTGGTTCCATCTTTATAtg CTTGCGTTTGCTGAGCACCAGAAGAATGTTGTGCAGATGGAAAGTGTCAATGCAAAATGTACTGGGGTGAAACAGATAGACTGGAAGGAGAGTTTGTCAG AGTGGTATAGACATACATGGACGCTTCAAGATGATCCTTGTAAAAAGTACTACGAGGTCCTGCTGGTGAACCCAATTTTACTCGTACCTCCGACTAAG GCTATCACAGTCACAATAACCAGCTTTATCACCGATCCACTGAAGCACATCGGGCAGGGCATCAGTGAATTTCTGAGAGCTTTGCTGAAAGATCTGCCGTTCACTCTCCAGATACCTGTGCTTCTTGTGATTGCAGGAGCCATCTTT GTCTTCATGTATGGAAGTGCTTATGCAGCTATACAACATGCAATCCCTTGGCCCCGGCTTGGTGGACGCCGAGACCCGCCCCCACCTGCTGTAGAGCAACGTCATGCTCCCAGACTAAGAGAGAATGAATATTGGGCTGGAGGTGACGCCCCACAGCCATTACAAGATCCCCACCGTAACAATATCAATCATGTCAGGAACCGGGTTAACCATGGCTTTGGGGCAGGAGAAGCGAATGCTAATGCCCCACAGCCTAACCAGGAGGGCATCCGGACCCCTCAGCCAAGAGATGGAGAAAGCAGCATGGACATTCTAGAAAAATTTGTTGGCCAGCCTGGAGATGTTCAAACGGTACGAGTCGAAACCCTGCGGTCTACGGGTAACATGTCTAGCCAAAATGACGTTGATTGTCAGCAGAGGACGCTGGAGCAGGACCCTGGCATAGAGAGAGGTGGAGAACCTGAAGCAGAGGACattcaaaaagaaaaggaaaaagagAAGGATGTGTCTACGAAGGACAAGAAGGAGCAGAAAGATGCACAGACTCAGGACAAAAGTGAGATGGAGCCCAACGCGCCTTCCCAAAAAGTAGATGTGACAACACTCGGTGCTGACCAAGGGAGTGAt CACATTATGTTCACAAAAAGGATGTGGACTGCTCAAAACAACATCAAACTGCAGGTTTTTACT GTGGCATCAGCAGGCCCAACCGTGGTCCTTGAAGACGAAAAATGTTTCAGGACTCCAGTTCAAGAAACACTGCAATAA
- the mcoln2 gene encoding mucolipin-2, giving the protein MELNDRSCQRAEVDVLSTSTSMASDSLTEEMLRDDLKFYFMSPCEKYRARRQLPWKLAVQILKIFMITLQLILFGLNNQLVVSYKEENLMAFKNLFLKGYSGVDEDDYSTVVYTKHNVYDSLYYVIDQYSQLGNLSVGPVSYAEENGEFLPMVICKESYRRGSVEPSEGSYDIVAQLETVCLTLNPKTAATWRANNATFFELDFYRLVDIEITFALKGINLQTVRSRELPDCYTFLVKIVFDNSCHSGKVKITLDFDAVSSVCKNWKISGIAQKSTHYLLMFDGFVIVVCMISAVLCTRSVILAVRLLQRFSRFCLENYDREVCEDDQREFLNGWYFLVIISDVLTIIGSILKMEIQAKSLTNYDVCSIFLGTSTLLVWVGVIRYLGYFQKYNVLILTMRAALPNVLRFCCCAGMIYLGYTFCGWIVLGPYHEKFEGLSRVAECLFSLVNGDDMFPTFAEFEQKNTMVWLFSRVYLYSFISLFIYMVLSLFIALITDAYETIKGYQTTGFPMTELQRFLTEQKEGFPLQGQEGAGTEIRETESVHPSVMLCCCKRVPKDDTVILIS; this is encoded by the exons ATGGAGTTAAATGATAGGAGCTGCCAGCGCGCAGAAGTTGATGTTTTGAG TACCTCCACATCCATGGCAAGTGACTCCTTGACAGAGGAGATGCTGAGAGATGACCTGAAGTTTTACTTCATGAGCCCTTGTGAGAAGTATAGAGCCCGGCGACAGTTACCATGGAAACTAGCAGTGCAAATTCTGAAAATATTTATGATTACACTTCAG CTCATTCTGTTTGGCCTCAACAACCAGCTTGTGGTGTCCTACAAGGAGGAGAACTTGATGGCTTTCAAGAACTTGTTTCTGAAGGGCTACAGTGGTGTGGATGAGGACGACTACAGCACCGTTGTCTACACCAAACACAATGTGTACGACAGTTTATATTATGTCATAGACCAg TACTCCCAGTTAGGAAACTTGTCTGTGGGTCCTGTTAGTTATGCTGAGGAGAACGGAGAATTTCTGCCCATGGTCATCTGCAAAGAAAGCTACAGGCGAGGCAGCGTGGAACCATCTGAAGGATCTTATGATATTGTTGCACAACTTGAAACAG TTTGTTTGACTCTGAATCCAAAGACAGCAGCAACGTGGAGAGCAAACAACGCTACATTTTTTGAGCTGGACTTTTATAG GCTGGTTGATATTGAGATTACATTTGCGCTCAAGGGAATCAATTTGCAGACCGTTCGCTCACGCGAGCTGCCTGACTGTTACACGTTTTTGGTCAAG attgTCTTTGATAACAGTTGCCATAGTGGAAAGGTGAAAATAACTCTGGATTTCGATGCGGTCAGTAGCGTGTGCAAGAACTGGAAGATTTCAGGAATAG CTCAGAAGAGTACGCACTACCTTCTCATGTTCGATGGCTTTGTTATCGTGGTCTGTATGATCTCTGCGGTGCTCTGCACACGGTCCGTTATACTCGCGGTCAGACTGCTTCAG CGTTTTTCTAGATTCTGTCTTGAAAATTATGATCGTGAAGTGTGTGAAGATGATCAAAGGGAATTCCTGAATGGCTGGTACTTCTTGGTTATCATCAGTGATGTTCTGACCATCATTGGGTCGATACTGAAAATGGAAATACAAGCTAAG AGTTTGACTAATTATGACGTATGCAGTATCTTTCTGGGCACATCTACTTTATTGGTCTGGGTGGGCGTCATCAGATATCTTGGATACTTCCAGAAGTACAAT GTGCTTATCCTCACCATGCGAGCAGCTTTACCAAATGTCCTCCGTTTCTGCTGCTGTGCAGGAATGATCTATCTAGGCTACACCTTCTGCGGATGGATCGTTTTGGGACCCTACCATGAGAAG TTTGAAGGCCTTAGTCGTGTGGCAGAATGTCTCTTCTCATTGGTCAACGGGGACGACATGTTTCCAACGTTCGCCGAGTTTGAGCAGAAGAACACAATGGTGTGGCTGTTCAGCCGAGTTTATCTCTATTCGTTCATATCTCTTTTCATCTACATGGTGCTCAGTCTCTTCATCGCCCTCATCACAGACGCATACGAGACCATCAAG GGTTACCAAACAACAGGCTTCCCCATGACGGAGCTCCAACGGTTCCTGACAGAGCAGAAGGAGGGTTTCCCTCTCCAGGGGCAGGAGGGGGCCGGCACCGAGATTAGAGAAACCGAGAGCGTTCACCCCTCTGTAATGCTGTGTTGCTGCAAAAG AGTTCCCAAAGATGACACAGTCATTCTCATCAGCTGA
- the LOC130548955 gene encoding chloride channel CLIC-like protein 1 isoform X2, protein MKAPGCSSIWLWTLFVICGLFVIAHANINNDDDEWIDPYDMLNYDPTAKRMRKPTEAASYTNVPTKRREFSSDSCELPKCPDVSECMFKLSVLQKEVDEHKKKGVATFQQPTCLPVFRRFLSKLLKETAKLGLPDDANKQMHYDAEVKLSKQTVSELNKLLREDNDWTTGAMDEALSQILVKFKHHDPEAWKWRFEDTFYVELDTVLKVLLCVLIITAVISTEVWSAVSWFIQFRRVFAICFFISLIWNWFHLYMLAFAEHQKNVVQMESVNAKCTGVKQIDWKESLSEWYRHTWTLQDDPCKKYYEVLLVNPILLVPPTKAITVTITSFITDPLKHIGQGISEFLRALLKDLPFTLQIPVLLVIAGAIFVFMYGSAYAAIQHAIPWPRLGGRRDPPPPAVEQRHAPRLRENEYWAGGDAPQPLQDPHRNNINHVRNRVNHGFGAGEANANAPQPNQEGIRTPQPRDGESSMDILEKFVGQPGDVQTVRVETLRSTGNMSSQNDVDCQQRTLEQDPGIERGGEPEAEDIQKEKEKEKDVSTKDKKEQKDAQTQDKSEMEPNAPSQKVDVTTLGADQGSDVASAGPTVVLEDEKCFRTPVQETLQ, encoded by the exons ATGAAGGCACCGGGATGTTCGTCGATTTGGCTTTGGACTCTATTTGTTATTTGTGGACTTTTTGTTATTGCACATGCAAACATTAATAACGACGACGATGAATGGATCGATCCATATGACATGCTGAATTATGACCCAACAGCCAAACGCATGAGAAAACCCACAGAG GCAGCAAGTTACACAAATGTGCCAACCAAGAGAAGAGAGTTCAGCTCAGACTCCTGTGAACTGCCAAAGTGTCCTGATGTCTCTGAGTGCATGTTTAAACTCAGTGTTTTGCAGAAAGAG gttgatgaacacaaaaagaagggGGTCGCCACCTTCCAACAGCCAACATGTCTTCCAGTATTCAGGCGTTTCCTTTCCAAGCTTCTTAAAGAAACTGCAAAACTTGGTCTG CCTGATGATGCAAACAAACAGATGCATTATGATGCCGAGGTGAAACTGTCCAAGCAGACGGTGTCAGAGTTGAATAAGCTTTTAAGAGAAGACAATGACTGGACCACTGGAGCCATGGATGAGGCTCTCAGTCAAATTCTGGTGAAATTTAAACACCATGACCCTGAAGCCTGGAAGTGGCGATTTGAAGACACTTTTTATGTGGAGTTGGATACTGTCTTGAAG GTTTTATTGTGCGTTCTTATAATCACAGCTGTTATCTCCACTGAAGTATGGTCTGCGGTGTCATGGTTCATCCAGTTCAGAAGAGTATTTGCCATATGCTTTTTTATTAGTTTGATCTGGAACTGGTTCCATCTTTATAtg CTTGCGTTTGCTGAGCACCAGAAGAATGTTGTGCAGATGGAAAGTGTCAATGCAAAATGTACTGGGGTGAAACAGATAGACTGGAAGGAGAGTTTGTCAG AGTGGTATAGACATACATGGACGCTTCAAGATGATCCTTGTAAAAAGTACTACGAGGTCCTGCTGGTGAACCCAATTTTACTCGTACCTCCGACTAAG GCTATCACAGTCACAATAACCAGCTTTATCACCGATCCACTGAAGCACATCGGGCAGGGCATCAGTGAATTTCTGAGAGCTTTGCTGAAAGATCTGCCGTTCACTCTCCAGATACCTGTGCTTCTTGTGATTGCAGGAGCCATCTTT GTCTTCATGTATGGAAGTGCTTATGCAGCTATACAACATGCAATCCCTTGGCCCCGGCTTGGTGGACGCCGAGACCCGCCCCCACCTGCTGTAGAGCAACGTCATGCTCCCAGACTAAGAGAGAATGAATATTGGGCTGGAGGTGACGCCCCACAGCCATTACAAGATCCCCACCGTAACAATATCAATCATGTCAGGAACCGGGTTAACCATGGCTTTGGGGCAGGAGAAGCGAATGCTAATGCCCCACAGCCTAACCAGGAGGGCATCCGGACCCCTCAGCCAAGAGATGGAGAAAGCAGCATGGACATTCTAGAAAAATTTGTTGGCCAGCCTGGAGATGTTCAAACGGTACGAGTCGAAACCCTGCGGTCTACGGGTAACATGTCTAGCCAAAATGACGTTGATTGTCAGCAGAGGACGCTGGAGCAGGACCCTGGCATAGAGAGAGGTGGAGAACCTGAAGCAGAGGACattcaaaaagaaaaggaaaaagagAAGGATGTGTCTACGAAGGACAAGAAGGAGCAGAAAGATGCACAGACTCAGGACAAAAGTGAGATGGAGCCCAACGCGCCTTCCCAAAAAGTAGATGTGACAACACTCGGTGCTGACCAAGGGAGTGAt GTGGCATCAGCAGGCCCAACCGTGGTCCTTGAAGACGAAAAATGTTTCAGGACTCCAGTTCAAGAAACACTGCAATAA